The Saccharomonospora cyanea NA-134 genome includes a region encoding these proteins:
- a CDS encoding GvpL/GvpF family gas vesicle protein has translation MSEPAATTGLWLYAVARGLGSASLDDLRGVAGAEVRAVAVAGEGAGEGTGEGALTAVVSPVPLTEFGEDALRRNLEDLDWLAATARAHDTVVAAVSGVASAAVPLRLATVCFDEERVRTLVEESRHAFTATLDALTGRTEWGVKVYTDPVKLAESAEPAEPAPSSSGGSGGSGAAYLRRRKAALSARETGERVAAEHAERLHARLASAAVAHRRHPPQDPKLSGERDHMVLNGAYLVDDDRASGFAELVRALDAEHEAVRVELTGPWPPYSFAAVGQAEQS, from the coding sequence ATGAGTGAGCCCGCGGCGACGACCGGCCTGTGGCTGTACGCGGTGGCTCGGGGACTCGGTTCGGCTTCGCTCGACGATCTGCGCGGGGTCGCGGGTGCCGAGGTGCGTGCCGTCGCGGTGGCCGGTGAAGGCGCCGGGGAAGGGACCGGGGAAGGAGCGCTGACGGCGGTGGTCAGTCCGGTGCCGCTCACCGAGTTCGGTGAGGATGCGCTGCGGCGCAACCTGGAGGACCTCGACTGGCTCGCCGCGACCGCCCGCGCCCACGACACGGTCGTGGCAGCCGTGTCCGGTGTCGCGTCGGCCGCGGTGCCGCTGCGCCTGGCCACGGTCTGCTTCGACGAGGAGCGCGTGCGCACACTCGTCGAGGAGAGCCGGCACGCGTTCACCGCCACGCTGGACGCCCTGACGGGCCGCACCGAGTGGGGTGTGAAGGTCTACACCGACCCGGTGAAGCTCGCCGAGTCGGCCGAACCCGCGGAACCGGCACCGTCCTCGTCGGGCGGGTCCGGCGGGTCGGGCGCGGCCTACCTGCGCCGCCGCAAGGCGGCCCTGTCGGCCAGGGAGACGGGCGAACGGGTCGCCGCCGAGCACGCCGAACGATTGCACGCCCGGCTGGCGAGCGCGGCGGTGGCGCACCGCCGGCATCCTCCTCAGGATCCGAAGCTGTCGGGCGAGCGGGATCACATGGTGCTCAACGGCGCGTACCTGGTCGACGACGACCGGGCGAGCGGGTTCGCCGAGCTGGTGCGGGCACTCGACGCCGAACACGAGGCGGTGCGCGTGGAGCTGACCGGGCCCTGGCCGCCCTACTCGTTCGCGGCCGTGGGGCAGGCGGAGCAGTCGTGA
- a CDS encoding gas vesicle protein produces MTSSGRPGSALTSSVGSAASHQPANLGDILERVLDQGLVIAGDIQVNLLDIELLTIKLRLVVASLETAKEVGINWWENDPWLTGNNGDRQGERSRQSALERENRELRRRLEALEANSSAGQVEAGTPRAEDVIDAEPVTEEARDE; encoded by the coding sequence ATGACCTCATCAGGGCGCCCGGGTTCGGCACTGACGTCGTCAGTGGGCTCGGCGGCGAGCCACCAGCCCGCCAACCTCGGTGACATCCTGGAACGGGTCCTCGACCAGGGACTCGTCATCGCGGGCGACATCCAGGTGAACCTGCTCGACATCGAGCTGCTCACGATCAAGCTCCGCCTGGTGGTCGCCTCGCTGGAGACCGCCAAGGAGGTGGGCATCAACTGGTGGGAGAACGACCCGTGGCTCACCGGCAACAACGGTGACCGGCAGGGCGAGCGGAGCAGGCAGAGCGCGCTGGAACGGGAGAACCGGGAACTGCGCAGGCGACTCGAGGCGCTGGAGGCGAACTCCTCCGCCGGGCAGGTGGAGGCGGGCACCCCGCGTGCCGAGGACGTGATCGACGCCGAACCCGTAACGGAGGAGGCGCGTGATGAGTGA
- the gvpO gene encoding gas vesicle protein GvpO: protein MPPDLDEVTAAEAAELALGHIERLTRRQPLGVTSLSPTDVGWVAEVEVVEESRVPSTANILGLYEVDLDAGGELVSYRRVRRYARGRTDW, encoded by the coding sequence ATGCCCCCGGACCTCGACGAGGTGACCGCCGCGGAGGCCGCCGAACTCGCGCTCGGCCACATCGAGCGGCTCACGCGGCGGCAACCGCTCGGCGTCACCTCCCTCAGTCCCACCGACGTCGGGTGGGTGGCGGAGGTGGAGGTCGTGGAGGAGAGCCGCGTTCCCTCCACGGCCAACATCCTCGGCCTGTACGAGGTCGACCTGGACGCGGGCGGCGAACTGGTGTCCTACCGCCGGGTCCGCCGCTACGCGAGAGGCCGCACCGACTGGTGA
- a CDS encoding gas vesicle protein GvpG translates to MGLVTMLLGLPLAPVRGVVSLAEVIREQVDRELYDPASVRRELEAAEEARARGEITAEEEAEIQQRALGRLTGYDGGDATAGER, encoded by the coding sequence GTGGGACTCGTGACAATGCTTCTCGGCCTGCCGCTGGCACCGGTGCGCGGAGTGGTGTCCCTGGCCGAGGTGATCCGCGAGCAGGTGGACCGGGAGCTCTACGACCCCGCGTCGGTGCGTCGCGAGCTGGAAGCCGCCGAGGAGGCCCGCGCCAGAGGCGAGATCACCGCCGAGGAGGAGGCCGAGATCCAGCAGCGGGCCCTCGGTCGGCTCACCGGTTACGACGGCGGTGACGCGACCGCCGGAGAAAGGTGA
- a CDS encoding GvpL/GvpF family gas vesicle protein, translating into MTRTATRRTESNDDGSASGTAIYVYGIVPSDVETDSEVKGIGDPPSPIDTVRHGDIAALVSEIAVDRPLGTPEDLTAHARILDASAGEVPVLPLRFGAVLTDRDAVTKELLAEHHDEFAAALAELEGKAQYLVKGRYDERVILGEILSESSEAQQLRDAIRDRPEEATRNERIALGELIANAIAAKREHDTRSAVEALGELGVDVALREATHERDAVYVACLAEVSAQSDLERLVDELAERWGERVDLRLLGPLAPYDFVRTARPGG; encoded by the coding sequence ATGACGCGGACAGCGACCCGGCGGACGGAGTCCAACGACGACGGCAGCGCGAGCGGGACCGCGATCTACGTCTACGGCATCGTCCCCTCCGACGTGGAGACGGACTCCGAGGTGAAGGGCATCGGTGATCCACCGAGCCCGATCGACACGGTCCGGCACGGTGACATCGCCGCCCTGGTCAGTGAGATCGCGGTGGACCGACCCCTGGGCACCCCGGAAGACCTCACCGCGCACGCCCGAATCCTGGACGCGTCCGCGGGCGAGGTCCCCGTGTTGCCGCTGCGGTTCGGCGCGGTGCTCACCGACCGCGACGCGGTGACGAAGGAACTGCTCGCCGAGCACCACGACGAGTTCGCCGCGGCTCTCGCCGAGCTGGAGGGCAAGGCGCAGTACCTCGTCAAGGGCCGCTACGACGAGCGTGTGATCCTCGGCGAGATCCTCTCCGAGAGCTCCGAGGCCCAGCAGTTGCGGGACGCCATCCGGGACAGGCCCGAGGAGGCCACGCGTAACGAACGCATCGCCCTCGGGGAACTGATCGCGAACGCCATCGCCGCCAAACGTGAGCACGACACCCGGAGCGCTGTCGAAGCACTGGGGGAGCTCGGCGTCGACGTCGCGCTGCGTGAGGCCACGCACGAGCGGGACGCCGTCTACGTGGCGTGCCTCGCCGAGGTGTCGGCCCAGAGCGACCTCGAGCGGCTGGTCGACGAACTGGCGGAGCGCTGGGGCGAACGCGTGGACCTGCGGCTGCTGGGGCCGCTCGCGCCCTACGACTTCGTGCGTACGGCACGGCCGGGCGGTTGA
- the gvpJ gene encoding gas vesicle protein GvpJ: protein MTTAVAATGGGGSPSPSGLADVIDTILDKGLVIDAYVRVSLVGIELLTVDARIVVASVDTYLRFAEATNRLQVADDDKKGLPELIDDMNSGAAKSRTKGALEAAGDKLRDVLGETEERRS from the coding sequence TTGACCACAGCAGTTGCCGCGACCGGAGGTGGCGGGAGCCCCTCGCCCTCGGGTCTGGCCGACGTCATCGACACGATCCTCGACAAGGGGCTGGTGATCGACGCCTACGTGCGGGTGTCACTGGTCGGAATCGAACTACTCACAGTGGACGCTCGGATCGTGGTGGCCAGTGTGGACACGTATCTGCGGTTCGCGGAGGCGACGAACCGGCTTCAGGTCGCCGACGACGACAAGAAGGGTCTGCCCGAACTCATCGACGACATGAACTCCGGGGCCGCGAAGTCGCGAACGAAGGGCGCCCTGGAGGCGGCGGGCGACAAGCTGCGGGACGTCCTCGGTGAGACAGAGGAAAGGAGGTCCTAG